A section of the Melopsittacus undulatus isolate bMelUnd1 chromosome 3, bMelUnd1.mat.Z, whole genome shotgun sequence genome encodes:
- the SOD2 gene encoding superoxide dismutase [Mn], mitochondrial isoform X1 has product MLCRLSSAGRWESRSSVKVVAPLGCLASRQKHTLPDLPYDYGALQPHISAEIMQLHHSKHHATYVNNLNVAEEKYKEALAKGDVTAQVSLQPALKFNGGGHINHTIFWTNLSPNGGGEPKGELMDAIKRDFGSFANFKEKLTAVSVGVQGSGWGWLGYNKEQGRLQIAACANQDPLQGTTGLIPLLGIDVWEHAYYLQYKNVRPDYLKAIWNVINWDNVSSRYAACKK; this is encoded by the exons ATGTTGTGCCGCCTGTCCTCGGCGGGCAGGTGGGAGTCGcg AAGCAGTGTCAAGGTGGTAGCACCATTGGGATGCTTGGCCTCTAGGCAAAAGCACACTCTTCCTGACTTGCCATATGACTATGGCGCTCTGCAGCCACATATTAGTGCAGAGATCATGCAGCTGCACCACAGCAAACATCATGCCACCTACGTGAACAACCTGAATGTTGCGGAGGAGAAATACAAAGAGGCACTGGCAAAAG GTGATGTTACAGCTCAGGTGTCACTTCAGCCTGCACTGAAGTTCAATGGTGGGGGTCATATCAATCACACCATCTTCTGGACAAACCTTTCTCCTAATGGAGGAGGAGAGCCTAAAG gagaattGATGGATGCCATCAAGCGTGACTTTGGTTCCTTTGCAAACTTCAAGGAGAAGCTGACAGCTGTATCTGTTGGTGTTCAGGGATCAGGCTGGGGGTGGCTTGGCTATAACAAGGAGCAGGGGCGCCTACAAATAGCAGCTTGTGCTAATCAAGACCCTTTGCAAGGAACAACAG gTCTCATTCCTTTGCTAGGAATTGATGTATGGGAACACGCTTATTATCTTCAGTACAAAAATGTTCGACCTGATTATTTGAAAGCCATCTGGAATGTGATCAACTGGGATAATGTATCTTCAAGATATGCAGCTTGCAAAAAGTAG
- the SOD2 gene encoding superoxide dismutase [Mn], mitochondrial, which yields MLCRLSSAGRSSVKVVAPLGCLASRQKHTLPDLPYDYGALQPHISAEIMQLHHSKHHATYVNNLNVAEEKYKEALAKGDVTAQVSLQPALKFNGGGHINHTIFWTNLSPNGGGEPKGELMDAIKRDFGSFANFKEKLTAVSVGVQGSGWGWLGYNKEQGRLQIAACANQDPLQGTTGLIPLLGIDVWEHAYYLQYKNVRPDYLKAIWNVINWDNVSSRYAACKK from the exons ATGTTGTGCCGCCTGTCCTCGGCGGGCAG AAGCAGTGTCAAGGTGGTAGCACCATTGGGATGCTTGGCCTCTAGGCAAAAGCACACTCTTCCTGACTTGCCATATGACTATGGCGCTCTGCAGCCACATATTAGTGCAGAGATCATGCAGCTGCACCACAGCAAACATCATGCCACCTACGTGAACAACCTGAATGTTGCGGAGGAGAAATACAAAGAGGCACTGGCAAAAG GTGATGTTACAGCTCAGGTGTCACTTCAGCCTGCACTGAAGTTCAATGGTGGGGGTCATATCAATCACACCATCTTCTGGACAAACCTTTCTCCTAATGGAGGAGGAGAGCCTAAAG gagaattGATGGATGCCATCAAGCGTGACTTTGGTTCCTTTGCAAACTTCAAGGAGAAGCTGACAGCTGTATCTGTTGGTGTTCAGGGATCAGGCTGGGGGTGGCTTGGCTATAACAAGGAGCAGGGGCGCCTACAAATAGCAGCTTGTGCTAATCAAGACCCTTTGCAAGGAACAACAG gTCTCATTCCTTTGCTAGGAATTGATGTATGGGAACACGCTTATTATCTTCAGTACAAAAATGTTCGACCTGATTATTTGAAAGCCATCTGGAATGTGATCAACTGGGATAATGTATCTTCAAGATATGCAGCTTGCAAAAAGTAG